In Populus trichocarpa isolate Nisqually-1 chromosome 16, P.trichocarpa_v4.1, whole genome shotgun sequence, a genomic segment contains:
- the LOC7468815 gene encoding 40S ribosomal protein S7, translating into MFTTKKKIQKDKDAEPTEFEETVAQALFDLENTSSELKTDLKDLFINSAVQIDVAGNRKAIVIYVPYRLRKAYRKIHLRLVRELEKKFSGKDVVLLATRRIVRPPKKGSAVQRPRSRTLTAVHEAMLEDLVYPAEIVGKRTRYRIDGSKISKIFLDPKERNNTEYKLESFAGVYRKLTGKDVVFDFPITEA; encoded by the exons ATGTTCACCACAAAGAAGAAGATCCAGAAAGACAAGGATGCAGAACCCACTGAGTTTGAGGAGACTGTTGCCCAA GCATTATTTGATTTGGAAAATACCAGCTCGGAACTGAAAACTGATCTAAAGGATCTCTTCATAAATTCTGCAGT TCAAATAGATGTTGCTGGAAATCGCAAAGCTATTGTCATTTATGTTCCTTATAGACTAAGGAAGGCTTATCGCAAGATTCATCTTCGTCTTGTTAGAGAGCTGGAGAAAAAGTTTAGTGGGAAG GATGTTGTTCTGCTTGCTACCCGAAGGATTGTGCGTCCACCCAAGAAAGGCTCTGCTGTTCAGCGCCCCCGCTCCCGCACCCTAACTGCTGTGCATGAAGCCATGCTTGAGGATTTAGTTTATCCTGCTGAGATTGTTGGAAAGCGCACCAGATACAGGATTGATGGATCCAAAATTAGCAAG ATCTTCTTGGATCCCAAGGAGCGCAATAACACCGAGTACAAGCTGGAGTCATTTGCTGGAGTTTACAGGAAGCTTACAGGGAAAGATGTGGTTTTTGATTTCCCCATCACAGAGGCCTGA